In the genome of Bacteroidota bacterium, one region contains:
- a CDS encoding S8 family serine peptidase has translation MKENCRNKVIPGVCLFLLIVTFSHESHARQLPSGMSVISVVKGDSILASRVFDVNEEVAAIVQFKTEALSLAGPSSSKSGTTSISTELSQISAEHTRFRADIASLETGRSKKYPSISTAANTQVAFDYTTAINGVAIRTKRWMLEQIRDFSYVKGISEDGQVRAFDDGSNAVIGADTFWTETGVKGDSIVIGIIDSGIDYFHEALGGGGFPNAKVIGGFDLVNNDPDPMDDNGHGTHVAAIAAGNGPEPVSLRGVAPNAKLMAFKVLGASGSGTFSQVIAGIERALDPDGDPTTPDHVDVINLSLGGTGGPDSPISQAVNNAVASGVVCVVAAGNSGPGSMTVAAPGNATAALTVGAVDNSDVIAGFSSRGPSSLIFDMKPEVVAPGVGITSAKRGGGYIQYSGTSMATPHVAGASALILQLHRGWTPDQVKALLMESARTDGYDVWTEGAGRVDLGRAAQMSGIITPSTLNFGLDDLTQTQWSPSATLTLYNYSAATATYDFSANPLPPGITVAFKPSKLTVPSGGSKTFSVQLTVDNGMVPFPQAPPSYSGTILASPGTPGESISLPFVFTKSARLDLHFDAAPWVAIVHNNEDQYFFLPYPGNAVSLFPPRGVYDVIVRYSGASRQIVRESVAVAATTTLNISKSEARHQVFFSTLDSGGAPVMFDNVGLTLLVNKSSSMGITTAGSISDSTDHSKFYFSDISPNYKYELKTSSFSAASHGDYYEFPFSVDGGIRNSMIMQNDVSRFKRVTYSYAHPCATTEICFVPYFYRPPSPSDWGFRYNTYFPFQTSPYKIRAPFKLVSYLMPNPVSDFHVGYSCQDVYDVTAGAKLLYSTAPLTVLPTDTLVVGQPEQPIYRTGARTCDLRLDSESPRWNGRVSVINSSTVSVTAGVPSYPGLFLSSAGDLVTANVPYEAYSNGTCRSRDSLINLRADSPAITLSVVPGANRLHFNFGEYYIDGIPGNATAQVAFTTTASDPNPPWIEDLQVLSDGKISGTIDPAALNTVDVAVRDQSPLSFIHLSLRLLGDTVWTPLTASGDAGSVRAQLPAHLWGGYYSMRIEAMDLGGNSVDYAIEPAFEVNGPRLSTPGRPQLLGVTANSSSFMFKWRGDTVVTSDRFQISQDPAFGATVVDAWTDRDSFEVAGQLQDSALYYWRVQSTNLMGTGGWSEPWQLSTTSVQLGLALTKGWNLVSVPFGAMQSRKKKDLFPTAISSAFAFNGSYVHSEELSSSSGYWLKFEQDESASLSGTPSMANAVPVSRGWNIVGSVSGAIPAASVLPVGTSIVSHFYGFDAGYSVADTIVPGRGYWVKVSGAGELVMNANQIVQKRTALKAPLPQINWISIADSSGRATKLYFGRANDELTQYAGYDLPPVPPGGVFDVRFASGRMVERIDGSAKRQFQILVSSPVGPLTARWNVSYDPGFVSSLRVGGRTVSMRGTGSVDFTDADSPIALETGPGDVERLPAQFSLEQNFPNPFNPSTEIRYSLPVQSRVHLNVYNGLGQRVATLVDEDQEAGIRTVRFNGNDLPSGVYFVKIQAGAFSDVRKMVLMK, from the coding sequence ATGAAAGAGAATTGTCGAAATAAGGTCATTCCCGGTGTCTGCCTCTTCCTCTTGATCGTCACATTTTCGCACGAGAGCCATGCCCGGCAACTTCCCTCGGGCATGAGCGTGATTTCCGTCGTGAAAGGCGACAGTATTCTCGCGAGCCGGGTGTTCGATGTAAACGAGGAGGTGGCGGCGATTGTCCAGTTCAAAACTGAAGCGCTCAGTCTCGCCGGACCTTCAAGTTCCAAATCCGGCACGACATCGATTTCTACGGAGCTATCCCAGATCAGCGCGGAACACACCCGGTTCCGGGCGGACATTGCGAGCCTTGAGACCGGCCGGTCCAAGAAATATCCATCCATCTCAACGGCGGCAAACACCCAGGTAGCGTTCGATTATACAACGGCGATCAACGGAGTCGCGATCAGGACGAAGAGATGGATGCTCGAGCAGATTCGGGACTTTTCGTATGTAAAGGGGATCTCGGAGGACGGGCAGGTTCGCGCATTCGATGACGGCAGCAATGCCGTGATCGGGGCCGACACGTTCTGGACGGAAACAGGCGTCAAGGGTGACAGCATCGTCATCGGGATCATCGATTCGGGAATCGACTATTTCCATGAGGCCCTCGGCGGAGGGGGATTCCCCAACGCGAAGGTGATCGGAGGATTCGATCTCGTGAATAACGACCCGGATCCCATGGACGACAACGGGCATGGAACGCATGTTGCGGCGATAGCGGCAGGCAACGGGCCGGAGCCGGTCTCGCTCCGCGGGGTCGCGCCGAACGCGAAGCTGATGGCGTTCAAGGTGCTGGGCGCGTCAGGATCGGGGACCTTCTCCCAGGTCATCGCCGGGATCGAACGCGCGCTCGACCCGGACGGAGATCCGACGACTCCCGATCATGTGGATGTCATCAACCTGAGTCTCGGAGGCACCGGCGGTCCCGACAGCCCGATCTCGCAGGCAGTGAACAATGCGGTCGCTTCAGGCGTGGTGTGTGTCGTCGCCGCAGGCAATTCCGGCCCGGGATCGATGACCGTCGCCGCGCCGGGGAATGCGACGGCGGCGCTGACCGTGGGAGCGGTCGATAATTCGGATGTGATTGCGGGGTTCAGCTCTCGCGGTCCCTCTTCATTGATTTTTGATATGAAGCCGGAAGTTGTCGCGCCCGGTGTCGGCATCACCTCCGCGAAGCGGGGGGGCGGTTATATACAATACAGCGGGACTTCGATGGCGACGCCTCACGTCGCCGGAGCTTCCGCGTTGATTCTTCAGCTCCATCGCGGCTGGACGCCTGATCAGGTCAAGGCCCTCCTGATGGAAAGCGCCCGCACAGACGGATATGACGTCTGGACGGAGGGGGCGGGGAGGGTGGACCTCGGACGCGCCGCACAAATGAGCGGAATCATCACTCCTTCAACTTTGAACTTCGGTCTTGATGATTTGACCCAAACCCAATGGTCGCCGTCTGCCACGCTCACGCTGTACAATTATTCGGCGGCGACGGCAACGTATGACTTTTCGGCCAATCCGCTTCCGCCGGGCATCACGGTCGCATTCAAGCCGTCAAAACTTACGGTCCCTTCCGGAGGAAGCAAGACGTTCAGTGTCCAGTTGACCGTCGATAATGGGATGGTGCCGTTTCCCCAGGCTCCGCCTTCCTATTCCGGCACGATACTCGCCAGCCCGGGAACCCCGGGGGAAAGCATCAGCCTTCCCTTTGTGTTCACCAAGTCGGCCCGGCTGGATCTTCATTTCGATGCCGCGCCGTGGGTTGCGATCGTTCACAATAACGAAGATCAGTATTTCTTCCTTCCCTATCCTGGGAATGCCGTGTCGCTCTTTCCCCCCCGGGGGGTCTATGATGTCATCGTCCGCTATTCCGGAGCCTCGCGCCAGATCGTTCGCGAAAGCGTCGCGGTCGCTGCGACGACGACTCTCAACATCAGCAAGTCGGAGGCCCGCCATCAGGTGTTTTTCTCGACCCTCGATTCCGGAGGAGCGCCCGTCATGTTCGACAACGTCGGCCTCACGCTCCTCGTGAACAAGAGTTCAAGCATGGGCATCACCACCGCCGGATCGATCTCGGACTCGACCGATCATTCGAAGTTTTACTTTTCCGACATCAGCCCGAACTACAAGTACGAGCTGAAGACATCCTCGTTTTCGGCCGCCTCGCACGGCGATTACTATGAGTTTCCGTTCAGCGTCGACGGTGGAATCCGGAATTCGATGATCATGCAGAACGACGTTTCCAGATTCAAACGGGTCACCTACTCGTACGCACACCCCTGCGCAACGACGGAGATCTGCTTCGTCCCGTACTTTTACCGTCCCCCCTCGCCGTCCGATTGGGGATTCCGGTACAACACCTATTTCCCGTTCCAGACTTCTCCATACAAGATCCGCGCTCCCTTCAAACTCGTCTCGTACCTGATGCCGAATCCGGTTTCCGATTTCCATGTCGGATACAGCTGCCAGGATGTCTACGACGTGACTGCCGGGGCGAAACTGCTGTACAGCACGGCGCCCTTGACGGTTCTCCCCACGGATACGCTGGTGGTGGGACAGCCCGAGCAGCCGATCTATAGGACGGGTGCGAGGACGTGCGATCTCAGGCTCGATTCCGAATCGCCGCGCTGGAATGGAAGAGTGTCCGTCATCAACAGTTCGACCGTTTCCGTCACGGCCGGCGTTCCATCCTATCCCGGCCTCTTCCTCAGTTCCGCGGGCGATCTTGTGACGGCGAATGTGCCCTATGAGGCATACTCGAACGGCACCTGCCGCTCCAGGGATTCACTCATCAACCTGCGAGCCGATTCCCCGGCCATCACGCTCTCTGTCGTTCCCGGCGCGAACCGGCTGCATTTCAACTTCGGAGAGTACTACATCGATGGAATCCCGGGGAACGCCACCGCGCAGGTGGCTTTCACGACGACCGCCTCCGACCCGAATCCTCCGTGGATTGAAGACTTGCAGGTGCTCTCCGACGGAAAGATTTCCGGCACGATCGATCCCGCGGCGCTCAATACGGTTGACGTAGCGGTCAGGGATCAGTCCCCCCTTAGTTTTATTCATCTCTCCCTTCGTCTGCTCGGCGACACTGTCTGGACTCCCCTTACGGCTTCGGGCGACGCGGGATCCGTCCGGGCGCAACTTCCCGCCCATCTCTGGGGCGGTTACTATTCCATGCGGATCGAGGCTATGGACCTGGGAGGCAACTCTGTCGACTACGCCATCGAACCCGCGTTTGAAGTGAATGGGCCGCGCTTGTCAACACCCGGGAGGCCACAATTACTCGGTGTCACCGCCAATTCTTCTTCGTTCATGTTCAAATGGCGGGGGGATACCGTTGTTACATCTGACCGGTTCCAAATTTCACAGGATCCTGCATTCGGGGCAACGGTCGTGGACGCATGGACAGACAGGGATTCATTCGAAGTCGCCGGACAATTGCAGGACAGCGCGCTTTACTATTGGCGCGTGCAATCGACGAATCTGATGGGTACGGGCGGGTGGTCGGAGCCGTGGCAGTTGAGCACGACGAGCGTGCAGCTCGGACTTGCGCTGACAAAAGGTTGGAACCTTGTATCAGTCCCGTTCGGAGCGATGCAGAGCAGGAAGAAAAAAGATCTGTTCCCGACTGCAATCTCCAGCGCGTTTGCGTTCAACGGATCATATGTACACTCGGAAGAACTCTCCAGCTCTTCCGGCTACTGGCTAAAATTTGAGCAGGATGAGAGCGCCTCGCTCTCGGGGACGCCCTCGATGGCGAATGCCGTTCCGGTTTCCAGGGGATGGAACATCGTCGGATCGGTTTCCGGGGCAATCCCGGCTGCTTCCGTGCTTCCGGTGGGCACATCGATTGTCTCGCACTTCTACGGCTTCGACGCAGGCTATTCCGTCGCCGACACGATCGTTCCGGGCAGGGGGTATTGGGTGAAGGTGAGCGGAGCGGGCGAGCTCGTGATGAACGCGAATCAAATTGTTCAAAAGAGGACCGCTCTCAAAGCCCCGCTTCCTCAAATCAACTGGATTTCGATTGCGGATTCATCCGGTCGCGCGACGAAGCTCTATTTTGGCCGCGCGAATGACGAGTTGACGCAGTATGCGGGCTATGATCTTCCTCCGGTGCCCCCGGGGGGCGTGTTCGACGTGCGTTTTGCGTCCGGCCGGATGGTGGAGCGCATTGACGGGAGTGCAAAAAGGCAATTTCAGATCCTTGTTTCTTCCCCCGTAGGGCCCCTGACAGCCAGATGGAACGTTTCCTATGACCCGGGATTCGTATCGTCGCTCCGTGTCGGGGGCCGCACGGTTTCAATGCGGGGAACCGGGAGCGTAGATTTCACCGACGCCGATTCCCCGATTGCATTGGAGACAGGACCAGGCGATGTTGAGCGGCTTCCCGCGCAATTCTCTCTCGAGCAGAACTTTCCCAACCCGTTCAATCCGAGCACGGAGATTCGGTATTCGCTTCCGGTGCAGAGCCGCGTCCATCTGAACGTGTACAACGGCCTGGGGCAGCGGGTCGCAACTCTTGTCGATGAAGACCAGGAAGCCGGAATCCGGACGGTCAGATTTAACGGCAACGATCTTCCGAGCGGAGTCTATTTCGTGAAGATTCAGGCGGGCGCATTCTCGGACGTCAGGAAGATGGTGCTTATGAAGTAA
- a CDS encoding isoprenyl transferase, which produces MNSKNTPHSRPRYQKVAGGADKKSQDELKESGNIPVHIAVIMDGNGRWAKKRGLPRIAGHKEGVESVRDTVEACGQLGVKYLTLYAFSTENWKRPREEVSMLMRLLMRALRDQTDKLHKNNVSVHAIGDLSSLPSEVQEELLDAIEKTKTNTGLHLCLALSYSGRWDLTGAMRSIALAIQQGKLDPGQIDERLISQHLSTKNVPDPDLLIRTSGELRISNFLLWQLAYSEIVISESFWPDFRRKELYQAIADYQGRERRFGMVSEQLQKRRPQGTFLERLLKNVSG; this is translated from the coding sequence TTGAATTCGAAGAACACCCCACATTCGCGCCCGCGCTATCAGAAAGTTGCGGGAGGCGCCGACAAAAAATCCCAGGATGAACTGAAAGAAAGCGGTAACATCCCCGTCCACATCGCCGTCATTATGGACGGGAACGGCCGCTGGGCGAAAAAACGCGGGCTTCCGCGGATCGCAGGACATAAGGAAGGCGTGGAATCGGTCCGGGACACGGTCGAGGCGTGCGGCCAGCTGGGCGTGAAATACCTCACCCTCTACGCATTCTCCACCGAAAACTGGAAGCGCCCGCGCGAAGAGGTCTCGATGCTGATGCGCCTCCTGATGCGCGCGCTCCGGGATCAGACCGATAAGCTCCACAAGAACAACGTTTCCGTTCACGCGATCGGAGACCTTTCCTCACTTCCTTCCGAAGTGCAGGAGGAGCTCCTCGACGCGATCGAAAAAACGAAGACGAACACCGGCCTCCATCTCTGCCTCGCGCTGAGCTACAGCGGGAGGTGGGACCTCACCGGGGCCATGCGTTCGATCGCGCTCGCGATCCAGCAAGGCAAGCTTGATCCCGGACAAATCGATGAGCGCCTGATCTCGCAGCATCTTTCCACCAAGAACGTTCCCGATCCCGACCTGCTTATCCGGACGAGCGGGGAACTACGGATAAGCAATTTTCTCCTCTGGCAACTCGCATATTCCGAGATCGTCATCAGCGAAAGTTTTTGGCCCGACTTTCGCCGCAAAGAGCTCTATCAGGCAATCGCCGATTACCAGGGAAGGGAACGGCGGTTCGGTATGGTGAGCGAGCAGCTTCAGAAGAGACGACCACAAGGGACCTTCCTGGAACGGCTTCTAAAAAATGTTTCGGGATAA
- a CDS encoding POTRA domain-containing protein, which translates to MFRDNRPTHTILLCFIFCALLHQPKLYGQRQNPETFKILGISVEGNNPASGTESGAIIANSGLKVGDEITIPGEGAHAAVLKLWALRIFSDIQVLVDHKAQGGVYLLIRVKEYPRFENLTIKGSDDVSEDDIRKKVNLTKGQILTPQDTSKAVSSIKQLYEEEGHLLADIRSQLVSADSGKSNRVTLNLTIDEGPSVTIDQVHVLGSSAFSEDDLKGQMDDTKEKTWWHFWSHPKFDKKKFEADKDRVIKFYRKNGYLDADLVSDSTWYSEDKKKIDVLLNVRDGPQYKIRSITWEGNTVYKPEVLNERLQFVPGQVYDEEKFEQNLRGNQDQTDVASLYLDNGYLKFYLLPDVKRMRCDTQAVKTPGAKASDTLASAAAPSNHGQCDSLDITVRVYERNQFHIGQVDIRGNKKTHDNVIRRELFTRPGDFFNRSAIIRSLRQLSQLNYFNPEKLKPDTRIVDDQTVDLIYEVEEKSSDNINASVGYSGAFGVTGALGFTINNFSLSEPLSGGSGQVLNFDWQFGEGSRFRTFSLSFTEPWLYDTPTTLGVSLFDTRQIYIYDLQQTGVSVRVGRGRLSWLDVYSRLDYTARFQRNDVHDNGGNPLYRVGRTNQVSLTQTISRNSTDSPVFPTTGSSVSLTTEISGGPVLPGNVSYHKWLFNAEWYSPLFSSGRLVLYSSTSLGYVDAFTNDLEIPPIDYFYMGGTGLGFAATTALRGYDDQSVGPRNNAGPTGGRVMEKQTFEVRLAVTLNPIPIYLLGFAEGGNVFTDFHHANFSDVKRSYGFGARLLINPIGLIGFDYGFGADHVLSTDGGPDGWRFHFQFGRGF; encoded by the coding sequence ATGTTTCGGGATAACAGACCCACCCATACCATTCTTCTCTGTTTCATCTTCTGCGCCCTGCTCCACCAGCCAAAGCTGTACGGCCAGCGGCAGAATCCGGAGACCTTCAAAATCCTCGGGATCTCCGTCGAGGGTAACAACCCGGCGAGCGGGACCGAATCGGGCGCCATCATCGCGAACTCGGGCCTCAAGGTCGGTGACGAAATCACGATCCCCGGCGAAGGCGCGCACGCCGCCGTTCTGAAGCTCTGGGCCCTCAGGATCTTTTCCGACATCCAGGTGCTGGTGGACCATAAGGCGCAGGGCGGGGTCTACCTCCTCATCCGGGTGAAGGAATACCCGCGGTTCGAGAACCTGACGATCAAGGGCTCCGACGACGTGAGCGAGGACGACATCCGGAAGAAGGTGAACCTTACCAAAGGCCAGATCCTCACCCCGCAGGACACGAGCAAGGCCGTCAGTTCCATCAAGCAGCTCTACGAGGAAGAGGGTCACCTTCTCGCGGACATCCGGTCGCAACTGGTCTCGGCGGACTCCGGCAAATCGAACAGGGTCACGCTGAACCTCACGATCGACGAGGGTCCGAGCGTCACGATCGACCAGGTCCATGTCCTGGGCAGCTCCGCTTTCAGCGAGGACGACCTGAAGGGCCAGATGGACGACACGAAGGAGAAAACCTGGTGGCATTTCTGGTCGCACCCGAAATTCGACAAGAAGAAGTTCGAGGCGGACAAGGACCGCGTCATCAAGTTCTACCGGAAGAACGGGTACCTCGACGCCGACCTGGTCTCCGACTCGACCTGGTACAGCGAGGACAAGAAGAAGATCGACGTCCTCCTCAACGTCCGCGACGGGCCCCAGTACAAGATCCGGAGCATCACCTGGGAGGGGAACACCGTCTACAAGCCCGAGGTGCTCAACGAGCGGCTGCAATTCGTTCCGGGGCAGGTCTATGACGAGGAGAAATTCGAGCAGAACCTCCGCGGAAACCAGGATCAAACGGACGTCGCCTCCCTTTACCTTGACAACGGCTACCTGAAATTCTACCTTCTCCCGGACGTGAAGCGGATGCGATGCGACACGCAAGCCGTCAAAACTCCCGGAGCCAAAGCTTCCGACACTCTCGCGAGCGCGGCCGCCCCCTCCAACCACGGGCAGTGCGACAGCCTCGATATCACGGTCCGTGTCTATGAACGGAACCAGTTCCACATCGGGCAGGTCGACATCCGCGGGAACAAGAAGACGCACGACAATGTCATCCGGAGGGAGCTCTTCACGCGTCCCGGAGACTTCTTCAACCGGTCGGCGATCATCCGGAGCCTCAGGCAGCTTTCGCAGCTCAACTACTTCAACCCTGAAAAGCTCAAGCCCGACACTCGGATCGTGGACGACCAGACCGTGGACCTGATCTACGAGGTCGAGGAAAAATCGAGCGACAACATCAACGCGTCCGTCGGGTACAGCGGCGCGTTCGGAGTGACCGGAGCGCTCGGCTTCACGATCAACAACTTTTCCCTCTCCGAACCTCTCTCCGGCGGCAGCGGCCAGGTCCTGAACTTCGACTGGCAGTTCGGAGAAGGGTCGCGGTTCCGCACGTTCTCATTGAGCTTCACCGAGCCGTGGCTCTACGATACACCGACCACGCTCGGAGTGAGCCTCTTCGACACGCGCCAGATCTATATCTACGATTTGCAGCAGACCGGCGTATCGGTGCGCGTCGGCAGGGGGCGTCTGAGCTGGCTCGACGTCTATTCCCGGCTCGACTACACGGCGCGCTTCCAGCGGAACGACGTGCACGACAACGGGGGAAACCCCCTCTACCGGGTCGGACGGACCAACCAGGTGAGCCTCACCCAAACCATTTCGAGGAACAGCACCGACAGCCCGGTATTCCCGACGACCGGATCGAGCGTTTCGCTCACCACGGAAATCTCCGGCGGGCCGGTTCTCCCCGGAAATGTCAGCTACCACAAATGGCTCTTCAATGCCGAGTGGTACTCGCCCCTCTTCAGCTCCGGCCGGCTCGTGCTTTATTCCTCCACCTCCCTCGGATACGTCGATGCGTTCACGAACGATCTGGAGATTCCCCCCATCGACTACTTTTACATGGGCGGGACGGGACTCGGCTTCGCAGCCACCACCGCGCTCCGCGGATATGACGACCAGAGCGTAGGGCCCCGGAACAACGCCGGGCCGACGGGCGGGCGCGTCATGGAAAAACAGACCTTCGAAGTCCGCCTTGCGGTAACGCTCAATCCGATCCCGATCTACCTCCTGGGCTTCGCCGAAGGCGGAAACGTCTTTACCGATTTCCACCACGCGAATTTCTCCGACGTGAAACGGTCGTACGGCTTCGGGGCGCGATTGTTGATCAATCCGATCGGGTTGATCGGGTTCGATTACGGCTTCGGCGCCGACCACGTCCTCTCCACCGACGGGGGCCCGGACGGGTGGCGATTCCATTTTCAGTTCGGCCGGGGCTTTTGA
- a CDS encoding OmpH family outer membrane protein, which yields MKRNLAYISLFSLLLCLAGSGARAQGLKIGYVNSAKVLQEFPEAMEAQKTLDQMGKQWQGELEKMDKDFQAKYQEFQKKEGLLNDVEKRTQRDDLLQLQQKGVQFRQEKFGNDGELALATDSLLRPIKQKVMKVIERVAKDQKLNFMFDRNEQILVLLYGETKYDYTNLVIDQLKRGATGK from the coding sequence GTGAAACGAAATCTCGCATACATCTCTCTCTTCTCACTTCTCCTCTGCCTGGCGGGCAGCGGAGCGCGCGCCCAGGGGTTGAAGATCGGCTACGTCAACTCCGCGAAGGTGCTCCAGGAATTCCCCGAAGCCATGGAGGCCCAGAAAACCCTCGACCAGATGGGGAAACAGTGGCAGGGCGAGCTCGAGAAGATGGATAAGGACTTCCAGGCGAAGTATCAGGAATTCCAGAAGAAGGAAGGCCTCCTGAACGACGTCGAGAAGCGCACGCAGAGGGACGACCTCCTTCAGCTTCAGCAAAAAGGGGTGCAGTTCCGCCAGGAAAAGTTCGGCAACGACGGCGAGCTTGCGCTCGCGACCGACTCGCTCCTCCGCCCGATCAAGCAGAAAGTAATGAAGGTGATCGAGCGCGTTGCGAAGGATCAAAAACTTAACTTCATGTTCGACCGCAACGAACAGATCCTCGTTCTGCTCTACGGCGAAACGAAATATGACTACACGAATCTCGTGATCGACCAGCTCAAGCGCGGCGCGACAGGGAAGTGA
- a CDS encoding OmpH family outer membrane protein — protein MKTTILLLSLLLAGATFQASNGQAKIGWINSAAIMDKLPEAQDAQRQIDNTVGQWQAELTKMQNDWQLKYEEYDKKKLILTDQLRAQTEKELQDLDKKIADYRNKKFGQNGELFQKQNELMKPVQNKIFKVLEDIAKEDNYDYVFDKSGDILLMYTNDKYDLTGKVFDRMTNFNK, from the coding sequence ATGAAAACGACAATTCTCCTCCTCTCCCTCCTGCTGGCGGGAGCAACCTTCCAGGCCTCGAACGGCCAGGCCAAGATCGGGTGGATCAATTCCGCCGCGATCATGGACAAGCTCCCCGAAGCGCAGGACGCGCAGCGCCAGATCGACAACACCGTCGGCCAGTGGCAGGCCGAGCTCACGAAAATGCAGAACGACTGGCAGCTCAAGTACGAGGAGTACGACAAGAAGAAGCTCATCCTGACCGATCAGCTCCGGGCGCAGACGGAAAAGGAGCTGCAGGACCTGGACAAGAAGATCGCCGATTACCGGAACAAGAAGTTCGGGCAGAACGGCGAGCTCTTCCAGAAACAGAACGAGCTGATGAAGCCCGTGCAGAACAAGATCTTCAAAGTGCTCGAGGATATCGCAAAAGAGGACAACTACGATTATGTCTTCGACAAGAGCGGCGACATCCTCCTGATGTACACGAACGACAAGTACGATCTGACGGGGAAAGTCTTCGACCGCATGACGAACTTCAATAAATGA
- the lpxD gene encoding UDP-3-O-(3-hydroxymyristoyl)glucosamine N-acyltransferase encodes MTMKLSDIAKAVDGEVVGNGDAAIERVAKIEEAGRGDISFLANLKYKKHVAGTSASALLVAKDLPLEEFSRRQPPLNFVKVADPYRSFLKLIDLFNPAPAGLPEGIHPTAIVAKSARVAPDAAIGAFVSIGDRCTIGPGVSIREGAFIGDGVEIGDHSLLYPRVTVREGCRIGKRAIIHPGCVIGSDGFGFAPTPDGSYEKIPQRGIVVIEDDVEIGANCTIDRATLGETRIGRGVKLDNLIQVGHNVVIGDHTAIAAQSGISGSSKLGKNCALGGQVGLTGHIELADRTTIGAQSGVHKSIPEPGSTYFGYPAREIKETLRIEAALRQLPALVREIRELQNRVRELEESLRALSSHSIP; translated from the coding sequence ATGACCATGAAGTTGTCGGACATCGCGAAAGCCGTCGATGGGGAGGTTGTGGGGAATGGCGATGCGGCTATCGAGCGTGTCGCCAAGATAGAAGAGGCGGGGCGGGGAGACATCTCGTTTCTCGCCAACTTGAAGTACAAGAAGCACGTCGCAGGCACGTCCGCTTCGGCGCTCCTCGTCGCGAAAGATCTCCCCCTCGAGGAGTTCTCCCGCAGGCAACCGCCCCTGAACTTCGTCAAGGTAGCTGATCCCTACCGTTCATTCCTGAAACTGATCGATCTATTTAACCCGGCGCCTGCCGGCCTCCCGGAAGGCATCCATCCTACAGCCATTGTCGCGAAATCCGCGCGAGTCGCTCCGGACGCCGCCATCGGCGCGTTTGTTTCAATCGGCGATCGATGTACGATCGGCCCGGGCGTTTCCATCCGCGAAGGGGCGTTCATCGGAGACGGCGTCGAGATCGGAGATCATTCGCTCCTCTATCCCCGCGTGACCGTCCGGGAAGGTTGCCGCATCGGGAAACGGGCGATCATCCATCCGGGCTGCGTGATCGGAAGCGACGGATTCGGGTTCGCGCCGACGCCCGACGGAAGTTATGAAAAAATCCCCCAGCGCGGGATCGTCGTGATCGAAGACGACGTGGAGATCGGCGCCAACTGCACAATCGACCGGGCGACGCTCGGAGAAACGAGAATCGGACGGGGCGTCAAGCTTGATAATCTCATCCAGGTCGGCCACAACGTCGTGATCGGCGACCACACCGCGATCGCCGCCCAATCGGGCATCTCCGGAAGCTCCAAGCTCGGCAAGAACTGCGCCCTCGGCGGCCAGGTCGGGCTCACCGGCCACATCGAGCTCGCCGACCGGACGACGATCGGCGCGCAGTCAGGCGTCCACAAGTCGATCCCCGAGCCCGGGAGCACCTATTTCGGTTATCCCGCCCGCGAGATCAAGGAGACTCTGAGAATCGAGGCGGCGCTGAGGCAACTCCCCGCGCTCGTCAGGGAGATCCGGGAATTGCAGAACCGCGTCCGCGAGCTTGAAGAGAGTCTTCGGGCTCTGAGTTCACATTCGATCCCCTAG